One genomic window of Pagrus major chromosome 22, Pma_NU_1.0 includes the following:
- the slc22a16 gene encoding solute carrier family 22 member 16 codes for MTVERIFDELGHFKRYQACLYFAAVLQAVACGIQYLASVFLVETPNFVCGVPGNVTDVLYGNLTGYSLEDVLPDFKSKTRPLVVRTAEGDQWELGRCHSALRIDPKGFTYDFDGNKTVRACDKNFFYDHTEVYQSIVTDWDLVCEREWLAKLCQPTFMLGVLIGALVFGDVADRVGRVRIMMFTSLCQFILGVSVAFSGNYYIFIVLRFLLAMVSSGYLVVVFVYVTEFTGIKVRTWTSMHVHAAFAVGIMVVALTGYLVRVWWIYQIILSTCTAPFLLFCWKFPETPFYLIAKGRLKEADTLLESIARFNGLDYRLKVEDLLEPEEVENGRALLEGGEERPPQPEKKLSILDLFGSWRMVGRTCTVWAIWFIGSLGYYVFSLGSVNLGGNQYINLFLAGAVELPSYLVGCFAMDRIGRKKTCAPALLLAGVACMLIIAVPADIEVLAIALCMTGKFAIAIAFGLIYLYTCELYPTIVRSLAVGSGSMMCRVGSVVAPFCVYLADVWVYLPQLIVGILAFIIGVLTMLLPETLGRPLTTTLEEAEALGREPSKKKSALGNKGAEDGVEMK; via the exons ATGACCGTAGAGAGGATATTCGACGAGCTCGGACATTTCAAAAG ATATCAGGCATGTCTGTACTTTGCAGCGGTGCTCCAGGCTGTAGCCTGCGGGATCCAATACCTGGCCTCTGTTTTCTTAGTGGAGACACCAAACTTTGTGTGCGGCGTGCCCGGCAACGTCACAGATGTCCTGTATGGTAACCTGACGGGATACAGTCTGGAAGACGTCCTGCCGGACTTCAAGTCAAAGACCAGGCCCCTGGTGGTGAGGACAGCTGAGGGAGATCAGTGGGAGCTGGGCCGGTGCCACAGCGCCCTGCGCATCGACCCGAAGGGCTTTACATACGATTTTGATGGCAACAAAACCGTGAGAGCCTGCGACAAGAACTTTTTTTATGACCACACTGAAGTTTATCAGAGCATAGTGACGGACTGGGACttggtgtgtgagagagagtggcTGGCCAAGCTGTGCCAGCCCACCTTCATGCTGGGGGTGCTGATCGGAGCGCTGGTGTTTGGGGACGTTGCTGACAG AGTTGGCCGTGTGAGGATCATGATGTTCACCAGCCTCTGTCAGTTTATTCTCGGGGTGTCTGTCGCCTTCTCTGGAAACTACTATATATTTATCGTGCTTCGCTTCCTCCTCGCCATG GTCTCCAGTGGCTACCTCGTGGTGGTGTTTGTCTATGTCACAGAGTTCACTGGCATCAAGGTGCGCACGTGGACCTCCATGCACGTGCATGCCGCCTTTGCCGTCGGCATCATGGTGGTGGCTCTGACCGGTTACCTGGTGCGGGTCTGGTGGATCTACCAGATCATCCTCTCCACATGCACTGCGCCCTTCCTGCTCTTCTGCTGGAAGTTCCCCGAGACGCCGTTTTACTTGATTGCCAAGGGCCGTCTCAAGGAAGCTGATACCCTGCTGGAGTCGATAGCCCGCTTCAACGGCCTTGATTACAGGCTGAAGGTGGAGGACCTCCTGGAACCAGAGGAGGTAGAGAATGGCAGAGCTCTGCTGGAAGGGGGAGAGGAGCGGCCGCCTCAGCCTGAAAAGAAGCTGTCCATCCTGGATCTGTTCGGCAGCTGGAGGATGGTGGGACGCACGTGCACAGTGTGGGCCATCTGGTTCATCGGCAGCCTGGGCTACTACGTCTTCTCTTTAGGCTCTGTCAACCTTGGAGGAAACCAGTACATTAACCTCTTCCTCGCTG GTGCGGTGGAGCTCCCCTCCTATCTGGTCGGCTGTTTTGCAATGGACCGGATCGGCAGAAAGAAGACTTGTGCCCCAGCTCTGCTCCTGGCCGGGGTCGCTTGTATGCTCATCATCGCGGTACCTGCT GACATTGAAGTACTGGCTATCGCTCTCTGCATGACAGGGAAGTTTGCCATTGCTATTGCCTTTGGTCTCATCTACCTGTACACCTGTGAGCTTTACCCAACAATCGTCAG GTCTCTGGCCGTGGGTAGTGGCAGTATGATGTGCCGTGTTGGCAGCGTGGTGGCCCCCTTCTGTGTGTACCTGGCTGATGTCTGGGTCTACCTACCTCAG CTCATCGTGGGAATCCTGGCTTTCATTATCGGAGTGCTGACGATGTTGTTGCCAGAGACCCTCGGCAGACCTCTAACAACCACCTTGGAAGAGGCTGAAGCTCTGGGACGCGAGCCCAGCAAGAAGAAATCAGCCCTGGGCAATAAAGGTGCTGAGGACGGGGTGGAGATGAAGTAA